One Brassica napus cultivar Da-Ae chromosome C2, Da-Ae, whole genome shotgun sequence DNA window includes the following coding sequences:
- the LOC125582111 gene encoding putative FBD-associated F-box protein At5g56560: MENYRRDIISQLPDDLLLRILSSLSLKEVMATSFLSRRWRSLWKLGSKLKIGDKDFSELLVKWVSRSLAISNPQILKSLDLKLIPGELDRNINSFYRFSSLVETAVSCGLRELRIEFLYTSLELPSIFYACGTLETLILCRLHFADVPPNGSLSSLKTLRLLSVKFSRDESVQKLLSICPVLEELVVRRSGYSNVEIFTINVPSLTSLSIDYLRAGSHQPAGVHGFVINAPTLRYLNTRDRHSNYLLFTNMPVRVKANVEAVCDQSESLIGSLASVRHLSLCSKFSNIPYHAGTSFAFLEHLELCTCSSEWWNLLSCIITDPLTLRVLKLKSIHRAH, encoded by the exons ATGGAAAATTACAGGAGGGACATTATCAGCCAGTTGCCAGATGATCTGCTCTTAAGGATACTGTCGTCACTTTCTCTTAAGGAAGTGATGGCAACGAGTTTCTTGTCCCGACGGTGGCGGTCTTTATGGAAGTTGGGGTCTAAACTCAAGATTGGTGATAAAGACTTCAGCGAGTTGCTTGTCAAATGGGTTTCCAGATCTTTGGCTATTAGTAACCCTCAGATTCTAAAGAGCTTGGATTTAAAGCTTATCCCAGGTGAACTTGATAGAAATATAAACTCTTTTTATAGGTTCTCCTCTTTGGTTGAAACCGCAGTTTCTTGCGGTTTGAGAGAGTTGAGAATCGAGTTTCTTTACACATCACTAGAACTGCCGAGTATCTTCTATGCCTGTGGGACCCTCGAAACCTTGATACTCTGCAGGCTACATTTCGCGGATGTTCCGCCTAATGGTTCCTTGTCGTCTCTCAAAACTCTTCGCCTTTTATCCGTCAAGTTCTCACGCGACGAATCTGTTCAGAAGCTTCTAAGCATTTGTCCAGTTCTTGAAGAGTTGGTTGTAAGACGATCCGGATATTCCAATGTGGAGATCTTCACTATCAATGTGCCTAGTTTGACGAGTTTATCGATTGATTATTTACGTGCGGGATCTCATCAACCCGCGGGTGTTCATGGATTTGTCATAAATGCTCCTACCTTAAGGTACCTGAACACTAGAGACCGTCACAGTAATTATTTGCTGTTCACAAATATGCCGGTGCGGGTCAAGGCGAATGTTGAGGCTGTTTGTGATCAATCCGAGAGTCTAATAGGATCTCTTGCCTCAGTCCGCCATCTCTCTTTGTGTTCTAAATTTTCAAAC ATTCCATACCATGCAGGCACTTCCTTTGCCTTTCTTGAACATCTAGAGCTGTGTACTTGTTCTTCTGAGTGGTGGAATCTACTTTCCTGCATAATCACAGACCCCCTAACCCTTCGAGTTCTCAAGCTTAAGTCG ATACATCGCGCCCATTAA